In a single window of the Anaerocolumna cellulosilytica genome:
- a CDS encoding pentapeptide repeat-containing protein, with protein sequence MKHELEKFYINEVETRLSNIRKEIEQELDEKSAEWKEQFLLEFKVLCKRIDQYCVEKSYEPFYLIFHLLRTRILEHNYQYEVKIYNEDWYLEDGIYVGDFNVAFIYHQFEKLWKQLMCERLRYVRKISEADIQFIILETVGEFHQYILRFLRENIIEAISTEEYKSLTKGNRFVIKTGEYLEIGDFIFVEENNKDYVKLVQWLDEHKEGDVYTFEDFSGIVIKDKQYTNMDLRYVNFSGARFENVTFHNCKLEGARFDLCDLATVGFD encoded by the coding sequence AAATTGAGCAGGAATTAGATGAGAAAAGTGCGGAATGGAAGGAACAATTCTTGCTTGAATTTAAGGTGCTTTGTAAAAGAATTGACCAATACTGTGTTGAGAAATCTTACGAACCCTTCTATCTAATATTTCATCTATTGCGAACCAGAATTCTTGAGCATAACTATCAATATGAAGTTAAAATTTATAATGAAGACTGGTATCTAGAGGACGGAATTTATGTTGGTGACTTTAATGTTGCATTTATATATCATCAATTTGAGAAGCTATGGAAACAGTTAATGTGCGAAAGATTAAGATATGTGAGGAAAATAAGTGAAGCAGATATCCAATTTATTATATTAGAGACAGTAGGAGAATTTCATCAATACATCCTAAGATTTCTTAGAGAGAATATCATAGAAGCAATCTCCACAGAAGAATACAAATCCCTTACAAAAGGGAACCGATTTGTAATAAAGACAGGAGAGTATCTAGAGATAGGAGATTTTATTTTTGTTGAAGAGAATAATAAGGATTATGTAAAGCTTGTCCAGTGGCTAGATGAACATAAAGAAGGCGATGTATATACCTTTGAAGATTTCAGTGGAATAGTAATTAAGGACAAGCAATATACCAACATGGATTTAAGGTATGTCAATTTTAGTGGTGCAAGGTTTGAGAACGTGACCTTTCATAATTGTAAACTGGAAGGAGCAAGATTTGACTTATGTGACCTGGCTACGGTAGGGTTTGATTAA